In Phenylobacterium zucineum HLK1, one DNA window encodes the following:
- a CDS encoding LacI family DNA-binding transcriptional regulator has product MKKAPRAPDDALETPRRRPTINDIARLAGVSKKTVSRVINASPFVRSDTRDRIQAVIAELGYAPDPQARGLAYGRSFLIGLVYDNPNPQYVVNMQLGLLDGMKGSGFELVVHPCDRESPTFLEDLRAFIERQRLFGVVLTPSVSEDERAAKLMSDIGCAYVRVASVSLDTPEHMIETRDRLGGREAARHLAELGHTRIGFISGPASFRSSHERRSGFEEALNEHGLTLSRTYVAEGAYTFDSGVERGRELLAIEPRPTAIFAANDEMAAGVLQAARQAGLRIPEDLSVVGFDDFQIASRLWPALTTVRTPTREIGRLAVERLLGRDDDVRDPKNRLPSLVVRDSTAPLKG; this is encoded by the coding sequence ATGAAGAAGGCGCCGCGCGCCCCGGACGACGCTCTCGAGACGCCGCGCCGCCGGCCGACCATCAACGACATCGCCCGCCTGGCGGGGGTGTCGAAGAAGACGGTCTCGCGGGTGATCAACGCCTCGCCGTTCGTCCGCTCCGACACCCGCGACCGCATCCAGGCGGTGATCGCGGAGCTAGGCTATGCGCCCGACCCGCAGGCGCGGGGGCTGGCCTACGGCCGCTCGTTCCTGATCGGCCTCGTCTACGACAACCCCAATCCCCAGTACGTCGTGAACATGCAGCTCGGGCTGCTGGACGGCATGAAGGGATCGGGGTTCGAGCTGGTCGTGCATCCCTGCGACCGCGAGAGCCCGACGTTCCTGGAGGACCTGCGCGCCTTCATCGAGCGCCAGCGGCTGTTCGGGGTGGTGCTGACGCCTTCCGTCTCCGAGGACGAGCGCGCGGCCAAGCTGATGAGCGACATCGGCTGCGCCTATGTGCGGGTGGCGTCGGTCAGTCTGGACACGCCGGAACACATGATCGAGACCCGCGACCGCCTGGGCGGCCGCGAGGCGGCGCGGCACCTGGCCGAGCTCGGCCACACGCGCATCGGCTTCATCTCGGGCCCCGCCAGCTTCCGCTCGTCGCACGAGCGGCGCTCGGGTTTCGAGGAGGCGCTGAACGAGCACGGCCTGACCCTGTCGCGGACCTATGTGGCCGAGGGCGCCTACACCTTCGATTCCGGGGTCGAGCGCGGCCGCGAGCTGCTGGCGATCGAGCCGCGGCCGACCGCGATCTTCGCCGCCAACGACGAGATGGCCGCCGGCGTGCTGCAGGCCGCCCGGCAGGCTGGCCTGCGCATCCCCGAGGACCTGTCGGTGGTGGGCTTCGACGACTTCCAGATCGCCTCGCGCCTGTGGCCGGCGCTCACCACCGTCCGCACCCCGACGCGGGAGATCGGCCGTCTGGCGGTCGAGCGGCTGCTGGGCCGCGACGACGACGTCCGCGACCCGAAGAACCGGCTGCCGTCCCTGGTGGTGCGGGACTCCACCGCCCCGCTGAAAGGCTAG
- a CDS encoding UxaA family hydrolase, giving the protein MTEPADALIIDPRDDVAVAVRPVAAGEELLGVRAAADIPAGHKMAVRAVPAGGEVRKYGWPIGRATADIRPGDHVHTHNLATALSTHEDYAWRLAPAEPLPDTPGTFQGYRRKDGRVGTRNEIWILCTVGCVARTAQRIAEQARRRFEGRVDGVHALTHPFGCSQLGGDLDATRAMIAALAGHPNAGGVLILGLGCESNQLSALLEAAPHLDRERLRAFTAQASEDELEEGLKAVEELVVVAEGDRREPCPVSDLVIGVKCGGSDGFSGLTANPLVGRIADKVCGAGGTAVLTEIPEIFGAEQLLMARARDEAVFRGLADVVNDFKAYFTRHGEPVSENPSPGNIAGGITTLEEKSLGAVQKAGRGPVTEVVRYGGQAHEPGVVLLEAPGNDAVSSTALTAAGATVILFTTGRGTPLGFPAPTLKIATNSGLAQRKPHWIDFDAGRIAAGESLDAAADRLMDLVLATASGRPTQAEENGEREIALWKRGVTL; this is encoded by the coding sequence ATGACCGAACCGGCCGACGCCCTGATCATCGACCCGCGCGACGACGTCGCCGTGGCCGTGCGCCCCGTGGCGGCCGGGGAGGAGCTCCTGGGCGTGCGGGCGGCCGCGGACATCCCCGCCGGCCACAAGATGGCGGTCAGGGCCGTCCCCGCTGGCGGCGAGGTGCGCAAGTACGGCTGGCCGATCGGGCGCGCCACCGCCGACATCCGGCCCGGGGACCACGTCCACACCCACAACCTCGCCACGGCCCTCTCGACGCACGAGGACTACGCCTGGCGGCTGGCCCCGGCCGAGCCGCTGCCGGACACCCCCGGGACCTTCCAGGGCTATCGGCGCAAGGACGGGCGGGTCGGCACGCGCAACGAGATCTGGATCCTGTGCACCGTCGGCTGCGTCGCCCGCACGGCCCAGCGCATCGCCGAGCAGGCGCGGCGGCGGTTCGAGGGCCGCGTCGACGGCGTCCACGCCCTGACCCATCCCTTCGGCTGCTCGCAGCTGGGCGGCGACCTCGACGCCACCCGCGCGATGATCGCGGCCCTCGCCGGCCACCCCAACGCGGGCGGCGTGCTGATCCTGGGCCTCGGCTGCGAGAGCAACCAGCTTTCGGCCCTGCTGGAGGCCGCGCCGCACCTCGACCGGGAACGCCTGCGCGCCTTCACCGCCCAGGCCTCGGAGGACGAGCTGGAGGAGGGGCTGAAGGCCGTCGAAGAGCTGGTCGTCGTCGCCGAGGGGGACCGCCGCGAGCCCTGCCCGGTCTCGGATCTGGTGATCGGCGTGAAGTGCGGCGGCTCGGACGGCTTTTCGGGCCTGACCGCCAATCCGCTGGTGGGCCGTATCGCCGACAAGGTCTGCGGGGCGGGCGGTACGGCGGTGCTGACCGAGATTCCCGAGATCTTCGGCGCCGAACAGCTGCTGATGGCGCGGGCCCGGGACGAGGCGGTGTTCCGCGGCCTCGCCGACGTCGTGAACGACTTCAAGGCCTACTTCACGCGCCACGGAGAGCCGGTCAGCGAGAACCCCTCCCCCGGCAACATCGCGGGCGGCATCACCACCCTGGAGGAGAAGTCGCTGGGCGCCGTCCAGAAGGCGGGCCGCGGGCCCGTCACCGAGGTGGTCCGCTACGGCGGCCAGGCGCACGAGCCGGGCGTCGTGCTGCTGGAGGCCCCCGGGAACGACGCGGTCTCCTCCACCGCCCTGACCGCGGCGGGCGCGACCGTGATCCTGTTCACCACCGGCCGGGGCACGCCGCTGGGCTTCCCCGCCCCCACCCTGAAGATCGCCACCAACTCGGGCCTCGCCCAGCGCAAGCCGCACTGGATCGACTTCGACGCCGGCCGCATCGCCGCCGGCGAGAGCCTGGACGCCGCCGCCGACCGGCTGATGGACCTGGTGCTGGCCACCGCGAGCGGCCGGCCGACCCAGGCCGAGGAGAACGGCGAACGCGAGATCGCCCTCTGGAAACGCGGGGTCACCCTGTGA
- a CDS encoding mannitol dehydrogenase family protein: MKRLSDATLAQAGAPVLTPAYDRTTLRTGVVHFGPGAFHRAHQAFYFDRMLAGRPDFGVCAVSLRTPDVRDALAPQDGLYTLAEKEADPTYRVIGSIREVLVAPEDPEAVFARLASPDVRFVTSTVTEKGYCLTTAGDLDLDHPDVRRDLQRPQAPASLPGWIVEALRRRRAAGLAPFAAISCDNLSDNGVKLRRAVLQLAEARGEADLARWIEAEAAFPCSMVDSITPATDEALRAQVDAALGLHDAWPVQRERFTQWVLEDRLGADAQAFADAGVTVARAVAPFERAKLRLLNGAHSTLAYVGLGLGYETVFEAMGDPRLARFVERMMREDVAPTLDAPELDVPAYIGQVLARFRNPAIVHRLSQIAWDGSQKLRFRLLETASEALAAGRPADRLAVGVAAWIRFVMRQSAAGVPIVDPLAPLLVETAQAAGPAVDRFLALDGVFPPALAADPRFRAAVAGAYEALANDPASALAA; this comes from the coding sequence GTGAAGCGCCTCTCCGACGCGACGCTGGCCCAGGCCGGCGCGCCCGTGCTCACGCCGGCCTACGACCGAACGACCCTGCGCACCGGCGTGGTCCACTTCGGCCCCGGCGCCTTCCACCGCGCGCACCAGGCCTTCTACTTCGACCGGATGCTGGCGGGCCGGCCCGACTTCGGCGTCTGCGCCGTATCGCTGCGCACGCCCGATGTGCGCGACGCCCTGGCGCCGCAGGACGGGCTCTACACCCTTGCCGAGAAGGAGGCCGATCCGACCTATCGGGTGATCGGATCGATCCGCGAGGTGCTCGTCGCCCCGGAGGATCCCGAGGCCGTGTTCGCGCGGCTGGCCTCGCCTGACGTGCGGTTCGTCACCTCCACCGTGACCGAGAAGGGCTATTGCCTGACGACCGCCGGCGACCTCGACCTGGACCACCCCGACGTCCGCCGCGACCTCCAGAGGCCGCAGGCGCCCGCCAGCCTGCCCGGCTGGATCGTCGAGGCGCTGCGCCGGCGCCGGGCGGCGGGCCTTGCGCCCTTCGCGGCCATCAGCTGCGACAACCTCTCGGACAACGGGGTGAAGCTGCGGCGGGCCGTGCTGCAGCTGGCCGAGGCGCGCGGCGAGGCCGACCTCGCCCGCTGGATCGAGGCCGAGGCGGCCTTCCCCTGCAGCATGGTGGATTCCATCACTCCGGCCACGGACGAGGCCCTGCGCGCGCAGGTGGACGCCGCCCTCGGCCTGCACGACGCCTGGCCCGTGCAGCGCGAGCGCTTCACCCAGTGGGTCCTCGAGGACCGGCTCGGCGCCGACGCCCAGGCCTTCGCCGACGCCGGCGTGACGGTGGCCAGGGCGGTGGCCCCGTTCGAACGGGCGAAGCTTCGGCTGCTCAACGGCGCCCACTCCACCTTGGCCTACGTGGGCCTGGGGCTCGGCTACGAGACGGTCTTCGAGGCGATGGGCGATCCGCGCCTGGCCCGCTTCGTCGAGCGGATGATGCGCGAGGACGTGGCCCCGACCCTGGACGCCCCCGAACTGGACGTGCCCGCCTACATCGGCCAGGTGCTCGCCCGCTTCCGCAACCCGGCCATCGTCCACCGGCTGTCGCAGATCGCCTGGGACGGCTCGCAGAAGCTGCGCTTCCGGCTGCTGGAGACCGCGTCCGAGGCGCTGGCCGCGGGCCGTCCGGCCGACCGGCTGGCGGTGGGCGTGGCCGCGTGGATCCGGTTCGTAATGCGCCAGTCGGCGGCGGGCGTCCCGATCGTCGATCCGCTGGCCCCCCTGCTGGTGGAGACCGCGCAAGCCGCCGGCCCGGCCGTCGATCGCTTCCTGGCTCTGGACGGCGTGTTTCCGCCGGCGCTGGCCGCCGACCCCCGATTCCGCGCGGCGGTGGCGGGAGCCTACGAGGCCCTGGCGAACGACCCGGCGTCGGCGCTCGCCGCCTGA
- a CDS encoding helix-turn-helix domain-containing protein: MADTGVNNAAIASGGYARRPNPVFSSEYGVVREVLIEARRQAGLSQRALAARLEKTGSHVAMIERGQRRVDLLEFCRMADCMGLPAEVLVRRIEERLRRQAQAASADAGSFARAS, translated from the coding sequence TTGGCTGACACCGGTGTCAATAACGCCGCAATCGCATCCGGCGGCTACGCGCGGCGGCCAAATCCCGTGTTCTCCAGCGAGTACGGCGTGGTCCGCGAGGTGCTGATCGAAGCGCGCCGCCAGGCCGGCCTGAGCCAGCGGGCCCTGGCCGCCCGCCTGGAGAAAACGGGGTCGCACGTGGCCATGATCGAGCGCGGGCAGCGGCGCGTGGACCTGCTCGAGTTCTGCCGCATGGCCGACTGCATGGGCCTGCCGGCCGAGGTGCTGGTGCGGCGGATCGAGGAGCGGCTGCGCCGCCAGGCTCAGGCGGCGAGCGCCGACGCCGGGTCGTTCGCCAGGGCCTCGTAG